The Streptomyces sp. NBC_01197 genome window below encodes:
- a CDS encoding sensor histidine kinase: MTPGAWTSWPSREALSRVDLTSTRRSLTWAVRCIALGALLWSTFAKAGDDAGVLAAAVSGVAVCVAAAWAFFRTSLEHRLWPSVALLAVLLGVALLAQQAGFSAPAAVLWCGCAVTAMERLPLAAALPCTAAALGAYALLSDDRRLTIAATTVGLALVGYVMRLDAEARGSAQRLLVQERAALAAEAESAALAERSRIAREIHDVLAHSLSAQMVHLEAARLLIERDAGRDQILERVVAARGMAREGLVETRQALSALRGEMTPVEEFLEEVAGNSRLAVTGCRRQLPAEASQTVRRVAQEAMTNVRKHAPGAEVRLRLEYLPDEITLEVRDSGSGKAVDELAVSGSGYGLVGMRERAELLGGTLEAGPDEEGFLVRLRVPA, from the coding sequence ATGACGCCGGGCGCCTGGACGAGCTGGCCCTCCCGGGAGGCCCTTTCCCGGGTCGACCTGACCAGTACCCGGCGCTCGCTCACCTGGGCCGTGCGGTGCATCGCTCTGGGCGCACTCCTGTGGAGCACCTTCGCGAAGGCGGGCGACGACGCCGGGGTGCTGGCCGCCGCTGTGTCCGGGGTCGCTGTCTGCGTGGCGGCGGCCTGGGCCTTCTTCCGGACCAGCCTGGAGCACCGCTTGTGGCCGTCTGTGGCGCTGCTGGCGGTTCTGCTGGGCGTCGCCCTCCTGGCGCAGCAGGCGGGGTTCTCCGCTCCTGCCGCTGTCCTCTGGTGCGGCTGCGCCGTCACCGCGATGGAGCGGCTGCCGCTCGCGGCGGCCCTGCCCTGCACGGCTGCCGCCCTCGGTGCCTACGCCCTGCTCAGCGACGACCGGCGGCTGACGATCGCCGCGACCACCGTTGGGCTGGCTCTTGTCGGCTACGTGATGCGGCTCGACGCGGAGGCCAGAGGCAGCGCTCAGCGGCTGCTGGTGCAGGAGCGCGCGGCCCTGGCGGCCGAGGCGGAGTCCGCGGCGCTGGCCGAGCGCTCCCGTATCGCCCGGGAGATCCACGATGTTCTCGCCCACAGTCTTTCCGCGCAGATGGTGCATCTGGAGGCGGCCAGGTTGCTGATCGAGCGGGACGCGGGGCGGGATCAGATCCTGGAGCGGGTGGTGGCGGCGCGCGGGATGGCCCGTGAGGGGCTCGTCGAGACCCGGCAGGCGCTATCGGCACTGCGTGGTGAGATGACGCCGGTGGAGGAGTTCCTGGAGGAGGTGGCGGGCAACTCGCGGCTCGCTGTGACGGGGTGCCGCAGACAGCTGCCGGCCGAAGCCTCGCAGACCGTGCGGCGGGTGGCGCAGGAGGCGATGACAAATGTGCGCAAGCACGCTCCGGGCGCCGAGGTCCGGCTGCGGCTGGAGTATCTGCCGGACGAAATCACCCTGGAAGTACGGGACTCGGGCTCCGGGAAAGCGGTCGATGAGCTCGCTGTCAGTGGCTCGGGATACGGTTTGGTCGGAATGCGGGAGCGTGCCGAGCTGCTCGGCGGGACGCTGGAGGCTGGACCCGACGAGGAGGGCTTCTTGGTACGGCTGAGGGTGCCGGCATGA
- a CDS encoding DUF1453 domain-containing protein: MSASTLTDVAVAVAVIALVLVRQFRPQQVNHDRRWWLLPAILVFVALRQHGLLDAHHPTLSVLVIGAELLTGLVMGAGWAWTTKVWSEPDGSVWTRGTKATAAVWIVGLILRFGVAGLGALAGVSLGTGAMLLALASSLLVRAGVLAWRAGRIHPSYGVPAAATAGGARRERV, translated from the coding sequence ATGTCAGCGTCCACGCTCACCGACGTCGCGGTGGCTGTCGCAGTCATCGCCCTGGTGCTCGTGCGGCAGTTCCGCCCGCAGCAGGTCAATCACGACAGGCGCTGGTGGCTGCTGCCCGCCATCCTGGTCTTCGTCGCCCTGCGCCAGCACGGTCTGCTCGACGCGCATCACCCCACTCTGTCCGTCCTGGTGATCGGGGCCGAACTGCTGACCGGCCTTGTGATGGGCGCGGGCTGGGCCTGGACCACCAAGGTGTGGAGTGAGCCGGACGGATCGGTCTGGACCAGGGGTACCAAGGCCACGGCGGCCGTCTGGATAGTGGGACTGATCCTCAGGTTCGGGGTGGCGGGTCTTGGCGCGCTGGCCGGAGTGAGCCTCGGGACCGGGGCGATGCTGCTCGCGCTGGCGTCCTCCCTGCTGGTACGGGCAGGGGTGCTCGCATGGCGGGCCGGGCGAATACACCCGTCGTACGGCGTCCCTGCCGCAGCAACAGCTGGAGGGGCAAGGAGGGAACGCGTATGA